One window of Trifolium pratense cultivar HEN17-A07 linkage group LG5, ARS_RC_1.1, whole genome shotgun sequence genomic DNA carries:
- the LOC123885680 gene encoding uncharacterized protein LOC123885680, with the protein MDEYGRYLYLLKNMDLKSDDFASQLYTRKELEIDVHHLPYNIKIKVEDSEWDCKVTKDENKLEFKFDRGGCSGEVIIAAIHPNLPEQMFLFSCETSDHVTICNHDSICEEDKGFINHAGFIKIDIQIQKIVKHPTSLSFLERKLLLQLFWEYGASINKEFKKLFEDTARDISTEILTFDEWLKYTKVKDFSISEGTLVKEALVYFDGDIVLLDILYMGYNSIRKNDIPTGLPRLVEAKGKNFHLLSPASKTLRLASDQIYSPINLKKDESFNHEVVISLENNLKKIGCLAFQMYFIKSQFRKNFDEFKMNLRNKSEAVKKKPKNSKKGVKIAEKQPSTSEELKPDLPLPSTEEVEYEKYVKTLDDLFSKATKRFSIIADELKKDVDDLLSKHPKNELFAVLRNTVSEKYIAAHTKIFNGYKPEESELDYEYYYGKDNWHGGTKHGTKSKKEAIETGLEGEKYASEYFSRSYGDTATVTWMNEIKESGLPYDLLVKNNEGTIINYIEVKSTSLDKKGFYISNAEYAFANKKKDLYTVAHVHIDEREKKNEKRYKVDEYKDPANGKSLRLFLKRL; encoded by the exons ATGGATGAATACGGCAGATATTTGTATCTTTTAAAGAATATGGATTTGAAGTCTGACGATTTTGCATCACAATTATATACTCGAAAAGAGTTGGAGATCGATGTTCACCATCTTCCTTATAACATTAAAATTAAAGTCGAAGATTCTGAATGGGATTGCAAGGTTACGAAGGATGAAAACAAGTTGGAATTTAAGTTTGATCGTGGTGGTTGTTCAGGCGAAGTAATAATTGCAGCAATTCACCCCAATCTACCAGAGCAAATGTTTCTGTTTAGCTGTGAAACAAGTGATCATGTGACTATATGTAACCATGATAGTATTTGTGAAGAAGATAAGGGATTTATCAACCATGCAGGCTTTATTAAGATtgacattcaaattcaaaagatTGT AAAACATCCTACTTCCCTGAGTTTTCTTGAACGCAAGTTGCTGCTGCAATTATTTTGGGAGTATGGGGCATCCATCAACAAAGAGTTTAAAAAACTTTTTGAGGATACAGCAAGGGATATCAGCACCGAGATTCTTACTTTTGATGAGTGGCTAAA ATATACAAAGGTCAAAGACTTTTCAATATCAGAGGGCACACTTGTAAAAGAAGCTCTGGTATACTTTGACGGTGATATTGTGCTTCTAGACATCCTCTACATGGGTTATAACTCAATAAGAAAAAATGATATCCCAACCGGTTTACCTCGTTTGGTCGAAGCTAAGGGTAAAAACTTCCACTTGCTTAGTCCTGCTAGTAAAACTCTACGATTGGCTTCTGATCAAATATACTCCCCGATAAATCTGAAAAAAGATGAGAGTTTCAATCATGAAGTTGTAATTTCCCTTGAGAATAATCTAAAGAAAATAGGTTGCTTGGCGTTTCAAATGTATTTTATCAAGTCTCAATTCAG GAAAAATTTTGATGAATTCAAAATGAATTTAAGGAACAAAAGTGAAgccgttaaaaaaaaaccaaaaaatagcAAGAAAGGAGTTAAAATTGCTGAAAAACAACCTTCAACTTCGGAGGAATTGAAGCCTGATCTACCGCTACCTTCAACCGAAGAAGTAGAATATGAGAAATATGTTAAAACTCTTGATGATTTGTTTTCAAAGGCTACAAAAAGATTTAGTATTATTGCAGATGAACTTAAAAAGGATGTTGATGACCTACTTTCAAAACACCCAAAGAATGAATTATTTGCAGTCTTGAGAAATACCGTCTCTGAAAAGTACATTGCAGCCCATACAAAGATTTTTAATGGCTATAAACCGGAGGAGAGTGAATTGGATTATGAGTATTATTATGGAAAAGACAATTGGCATGGAGGGACT AAACATGGAACAAAATCAAAAAAGGAAGCCATAGAAACAGGGTTAGAAGGCGAAAAATATGCATCAGAGTATTTCTCCCGCTCTTATGGAGATACAGCTACGGTTACATGGATGAATGAAATAAAAGAATCTGGTTTACCTTATGATTTGTTGGTCAAAAATAATGAGGGAACCATCATCAATTATATTGAAGTGAAGTCGACAAGCTTAGACAAGAAAGGGTTTTATATATCAAATGCGGAGTATGCATTTGCCAATAAGAAGAAGGATTTATATACAGTTGCCCATGTTCATATagatgagagagagaaaaagaatgaaaaaagaTACAAGGTGGATGAATATAAGGATCCTGCTAATGGAAAAAGCTTACGTCTGTTCTTGAAACGGTTGTAG
- the LOC123885683 gene encoding uncharacterized protein LOC123885683 produces MMAKLKIAGTWSGVLEEVNLENWTISCLREEVAKRSNCENPHFINLICAGRILKDDDDHHHHNGTLTLSQLGVKNNSKILATLSSPQQGHSLVVQEQSSQRLARIRAAATALAERHADGSLPLEDFSIEVEDQSGQKVRLGSEIDQRAVMMGLMLHAKGKHLIKGGNYKDALEVLTMGEESFSICDPKVIEVSSPIYRLYLHFGI; encoded by the exons ATGATGGCGAAATTGAAGATTGCTGGGACATGGTCAGGTGTATTAGAAGAAGTGAATTTAGAGAATTGGACCATATCTTGTTTACGTGAAGAAGTTGCTAAAAGATCAAATTGCGAAAACCCTCACTTCATCAACCTCATATGTGCCGGTAGAATTCTCAAAGATGACGAtgaccaccaccaccacaatgGAACCCTAACTTTGTCTCAATTGGGTGTCAAAAACAACTCCAAGATTCTCGCTACTCTCTCATCTCCTCAACAAGGTCACTCCCTTGTTGTCCAAGAACAAAGCTCTCAGAGGCTTGCACGTATTAG GGCTGCTGCGACTGCATTGGCTGAACGGCATGCAGATGGTTCATTACCTCTGGAAGACTTTAGCATAGAAGTTGAAGATCAAAGTGGACAGAAAGTACGCTTAGGATCAGAGATTGATCAGAG GGCAGTAATGATGGGACTCATGCTTCATGCAAAGGGGAAGCATCTTATCAAAGGGGGAAATTACAAAGATGCACTTGAAGTGCTTACTATGGGAGAG GAGTCATTCTCTATTTGTGATCCTAAAGTCATTGAGGTGAGTAGTCCAATTTATAGACTATATTTGCATTTTGGCATATAA